A stretch of the Balneola vulgaris DSM 17893 genome encodes the following:
- a CDS encoding bi-domain-containing oxidoreductase yields the protein MKQIIQDLKSGDTILEEVPVPRVGSGKVLIKTHRSLVSLGTEKMLVNFGQANLIDKARQQPDRVKDVINKMKTDGIQPTVEAVFRKLGTPLPLGYSQAGTVVEVGNGVTEFKVGDRVVSNGNHAEFVAVPKNLVAKIPDNVSFDEASFTVVGAIGLQGVRLVRPTFGETIVVIGLGLIGLITVQLLKANGCNVIGIDLDQDKVDRAKSYGVEALNPLNSDPVNSVNELTGQIGCDGVIITASAPSNQIIKQAANMSRKRGRIVLVGVIGLNIERADFYEKELTFQVSCSYGPGRYDSNYEQSGHDYPLPFVRWTENRNFQAILEAIENGNLDVKSLITEEVVLEDYLSIYGDMNAKGSIASILQYPVESVEINRSVKVSLTNTEKSSGKIAVIGAGNFTQAMIMPALKNTNADIKYVLSSGGLSSTSLAKKYNVPISSTSFDEVLADSEVNHVVITTQHNLHAGMTIQALNAGKDVFVEKPLALKSDELNEIISAVEKNNKSVIVGFNRRFSPHILKMKKLLGNEPGPMNVIATMNAGFIPPEVWVHDMNSGGGRIIGEACHYIDLITCLTGSKIVEVNMKALGVDPKINTDNASIHLKYENGSLGVINYFANGHKSYSKERVEVYYQNKNLILDNFRRLDGYGYSKGLSSKLLKTKQDKGHFNQFNLLIEQWEKGLAPIIPFDEIVNTTKASFAAIDSLLTNETKKV from the coding sequence ATGAAACAAATCATTCAAGACCTCAAATCCGGTGACACGATTTTAGAAGAAGTACCGGTCCCTCGTGTAGGCTCTGGTAAGGTACTAATAAAAACTCACCGTAGTTTAGTTTCTCTTGGTACAGAGAAAATGCTAGTCAATTTTGGTCAAGCAAATTTAATTGATAAAGCACGTCAACAGCCTGATCGTGTTAAAGATGTTATCAATAAAATGAAAACGGATGGAATTCAACCCACAGTGGAAGCCGTTTTTAGAAAATTAGGAACTCCACTACCATTGGGATACAGTCAGGCAGGAACTGTTGTTGAAGTAGGAAATGGAGTAACAGAATTCAAAGTTGGTGATAGAGTTGTTTCTAATGGTAATCATGCCGAGTTTGTGGCCGTTCCTAAGAACTTAGTAGCAAAAATTCCTGATAATGTTAGTTTTGATGAAGCCTCTTTTACAGTTGTTGGAGCTATTGGTTTACAAGGGGTTAGATTAGTAAGGCCTACATTCGGTGAAACCATTGTAGTAATTGGATTGGGTTTGATAGGACTTATAACTGTTCAATTGTTAAAAGCTAATGGCTGTAATGTTATTGGTATAGATCTTGATCAGGATAAAGTTGATAGAGCCAAAAGCTATGGAGTTGAAGCATTGAACCCTTTAAATTCTGACCCTGTAAATTCGGTAAATGAACTTACAGGTCAAATTGGTTGTGATGGAGTAATAATCACTGCTTCTGCTCCATCAAATCAGATCATTAAGCAAGCTGCGAATATGTCTCGTAAGCGAGGCCGTATTGTATTGGTGGGTGTAATTGGATTAAATATAGAAAGGGCTGATTTTTATGAAAAAGAGCTCACCTTTCAAGTAAGTTGTTCTTATGGCCCAGGCAGGTATGATTCTAATTATGAGCAAAGTGGGCATGATTATCCGCTTCCATTTGTTCGATGGACAGAAAATAGAAATTTTCAGGCTATTCTTGAGGCAATTGAAAATGGAAATCTTGATGTAAAGTCTCTTATTACTGAAGAAGTAGTATTAGAAGACTATTTATCAATTTATGGTGATATGAATGCAAAAGGTTCGATTGCCTCAATATTACAATATCCAGTTGAAAGTGTAGAGATTAATCGGTCTGTAAAAGTCTCTTTAACTAATACAGAAAAATCTTCAGGTAAAATCGCTGTAATAGGTGCTGGAAATTTTACACAAGCTATGATAATGCCTGCATTGAAAAATACAAATGCAGACATTAAATATGTTTTAAGTTCTGGAGGCCTATCATCTACATCTCTTGCAAAAAAATATAATGTACCTATTAGTTCAACATCGTTTGATGAGGTTTTAGCAGATAGTGAGGTGAATCATGTTGTTATTACAACTCAGCATAATTTACACGCTGGAATGACCATTCAGGCATTAAATGCGGGGAAAGATGTTTTTGTTGAAAAACCATTGGCATTAAAATCAGATGAACTTAACGAGATCATTTCTGCAGTAGAAAAAAACAACAAATCTGTAATAGTTGGATTCAATAGACGATTTTCGCCTCATATCTTAAAGATGAAAAAACTCTTAGGTAATGAGCCGGGTCCAATGAATGTAATCGCAACAATGAATGCAGGATTTATTCCTCCAGAAGTATGGGTACATGATATGAATTCTGGTGGGGGAAGAATTATTGGTGAAGCTTGTCATTATATAGACTTGATAACTTGTTTAACGGGGTCAAAAATAGTAGAAGTTAATATGAAGGCTTTGGGTGTTGATCCAAAAATAAATACTGACAATGCCTCTATTCATTTAAAGTATGAAAATGGCTCACTAGGAGTAATAAATTACTTTGCCAATGGTCATAAGTCATATTCTAAAGAAAGGGTTGAGGTTTATTATCAAAATAAGAACCTCATTTTAGATAACTTCCGACGACTTGATGGTTATGGGTACTCTAAGGGACTGAGTTCTAAATTACTTAAAACTAAACAGGATAAAGGTCATTTTAATCAGTTTAATTTGTTAATAGAACAATGGGAAAAAGGACTGGCACCAATAATACCTTTTGATGAGATTGTGAATACTACAAAGGCATCTTTTGCTGCAATAGATTCATTACTCACTAATGAAACCAAAAAAGTATAA
- a CDS encoding Gfo/Idh/MocA family oxidoreductase has protein sequence MKSNLIYLKKLIRYTGIYGATRTFYKLVGRLRTKYFRSFYFLNKPDIGLIGCGQFQFSTIAFFLSRSFVNRLLFCFDIDENKTNTLSYVYRVKNTVLTKSQIYSYNPKIVYIASNHFSHTEYAINYLNKDINVYCEKPISVNFSQFDALIQSIKCSKGKFYAGYNRPYSSAVQTIKNQVLGKQNNKEKFSINCFVSAHDIPGNHWYRNKEEGTRICGNVGHWLDLMINMYNWRGYIPKNYKVQIAYSNNEEPDDNITISITTLEGDLTSITITARSEPFEGINETINFQYDTIIAKIDDFRKLTIWDEENLYKKRYWPKDVGHKRSVMQPFEEDNRDLSEVIASTELMLYITEMVNNQVTEKEIELSRNL, from the coding sequence ATGAAATCAAATCTTATATATTTAAAAAAATTAATTAGATATACTGGTATATATGGAGCTACACGCACATTTTATAAATTAGTCGGGAGATTAAGAACAAAGTATTTTAGATCCTTTTATTTTTTAAATAAACCTGATATAGGTTTAATTGGATGCGGTCAATTTCAATTTTCTACCATAGCATTTTTTCTTTCAAGATCATTTGTAAACCGGTTACTATTTTGTTTTGATATTGATGAAAACAAAACTAATACTTTAAGCTATGTCTATAGGGTAAAAAATACAGTTTTAACTAAAAGCCAAATTTATAGCTATAATCCTAAAATTGTTTATATCGCATCAAATCATTTTTCACATACTGAATATGCAATAAATTATTTAAACAAAGACATCAATGTCTATTGTGAAAAACCAATATCAGTAAATTTTTCTCAGTTTGATGCGTTAATTCAAAGCATTAAGTGCAGCAAAGGTAAATTTTACGCAGGTTATAATAGACCTTACTCATCAGCTGTACAGACAATAAAAAATCAGGTTTTGGGTAAACAAAATAATAAAGAAAAATTTTCTATAAATTGTTTTGTTTCAGCTCATGACATACCGGGAAATCATTGGTATCGAAACAAGGAAGAAGGTACTAGGATATGCGGCAATGTGGGCCACTGGTTAGATTTAATGATTAATATGTATAATTGGAGAGGATATATTCCTAAAAATTATAAGGTACAAATTGCCTATTCCAATAATGAAGAACCAGATGATAATATTACTATTTCAATAACAACTCTCGAGGGAGATTTAACATCCATTACCATTACTGCGCGATCTGAGCCATTTGAAGGGATTAATGAGACAATTAATTTTCAATATGATACAATAATTGCAAAGATTGATGACTTCAGAAAACTTACTATTTGGGATGAGGAAAATTTGTATAAAAAGAGATATTGGCCAAAAGATGTAGGTCATAAACGTTCAGTAATGCAACCTTTTGAGGAAGATAACAGAGATCTAAGTGAAGTTATAGCATCCACTGAGCTTATGTTATACATCACAGAAATGGTAAATAATCAAGTCACAGAAAAAGAAATTGAACTATCAAGAAATTTATAA
- a CDS encoding N-acetyl sugar amidotransferase — protein MSSRKYQICTKTIMDTSDPNIKFDENGVCDYYHHFKEVIEPSWLPNKEGLNKLEVIADRIKKNRKNKEFDCIIGLSGSLDSSYTVYVAKEIMGLNPLVYHVDAGWNTQQAVSNIEKLLNGLNLELFTDVIDWSEMRDVQLAFFKSGISDQDLPQDYAFFSSMYKFAWKNNINYILTGSNISTECCREPMEWGGYGPGVDSTLFKDIYQKFGGKKLNTYPLVDIIRYRVFYMGLLGMEVVKPLDLVPFYKKEAEDFLESKFGWERFQHKHHESRFTRFYEDYWLPRRFGYEKRRAHFSSLILTGQMSREAALERISKPELDEKTLKNEFEYVANKLNITTQELEGYFNLPKKTYKDYKNKKWIINLGTKVLSLVGKEKRLFR, from the coding sequence ATGAGTAGTCGAAAATATCAGATATGTACTAAAACTATTATGGATACTTCTGATCCTAATATCAAATTTGATGAAAATGGTGTGTGTGACTATTATCATCATTTTAAAGAAGTTATAGAGCCTTCTTGGTTGCCAAATAAAGAAGGTCTAAACAAGTTAGAAGTGATAGCTGATAGAATAAAGAAGAATCGTAAGAATAAAGAATTCGACTGTATCATTGGTTTAAGCGGAAGCTTGGATAGTTCATATACTGTTTATGTTGCAAAAGAGATAATGGGTTTGAATCCATTGGTATATCATGTTGATGCAGGATGGAATACTCAACAAGCAGTTAGCAATATCGAAAAATTACTTAACGGCCTGAATCTCGAGCTCTTCACAGATGTTATAGATTGGTCAGAAATGCGCGATGTACAACTTGCTTTCTTTAAATCAGGGATATCTGATCAGGATTTACCTCAAGATTATGCCTTTTTCTCATCTATGTACAAGTTTGCATGGAAAAATAATATAAATTATATATTAACCGGTTCGAATATCTCTACTGAATGTTGTAGAGAACCTATGGAGTGGGGAGGATACGGCCCAGGTGTAGATTCAACATTATTTAAAGACATATACCAAAAATTTGGAGGAAAAAAGCTTAATACTTATCCATTGGTAGATATCATAAGGTATCGAGTTTTCTATATGGGTTTATTAGGAATGGAAGTTGTAAAGCCTTTAGATTTGGTTCCTTTCTATAAAAAAGAAGCTGAAGACTTTTTAGAATCAAAATTCGGATGGGAACGTTTTCAACATAAACATCATGAGTCAAGATTTACTAGGTTTTATGAAGATTATTGGCTTCCAAGACGCTTTGGTTATGAGAAAAGGAGAGCTCATTTTTCTTCATTAATTCTTACCGGTCAGATGAGCAGAGAAGCTGCTTTGGAAAGAATTTCAAAGCCCGAACTTGATGAAAAAACATTAAAAAATGAATTTGAATACGTAGCAAATAAACTGAATATAACTACTCAAGAGCTAGAAGGTTATTTTAATCTACCCAAAAAGACTTATAAAGATTACAAGAATAAAAAGTGGATAATAAACCTTGGAACAAAGGTTTTATCATTGGTAGGTAAAGAAAAAAGGCTATTTAGATGA
- the wecB gene encoding non-hydrolyzing UDP-N-acetylglucosamine 2-epimerase, translating into MKPKKYNMLIDLIAGARPNFMKIAPIIDAIKEEQKKDVKISFRLIHTGQHYDKNMSGSFFEQLGIPAPNENLGAGGGTQAEQTASIMIGYEKLLMDKPSDLCLVVGDVTSTMACAITAQKMHIPVAHVEAGIRSGDWKMPEEINRLATDAVTNYFFTTSDVANSNLKNSGVEDERIFFVGNVMIDTLLKHRPRFQKPSVWNEVGLEKGKYIVMTLHRPSNVDEEEILKSLMDEIMNNTQDIPLVFPVHPRTAKILKNLGISYDRLHMVEPLGYLEFNYLVENSLAVITDSGGITEETTVMGIPCMTLRDSTERPETVTLGTNELLGVNPKAIKPAMEKLFSGNWKSGSIPELWDGKTSTRIVNQLLTLFA; encoded by the coding sequence ATGAAACCAAAAAAGTATAACATGTTAATAGATTTAATAGCTGGAGCTAGACCAAACTTTATGAAGATTGCTCCGATTATAGATGCCATTAAGGAAGAACAAAAAAAGGATGTTAAGATCAGTTTCAGATTAATCCATACTGGTCAACATTATGATAAAAATATGAGTGGTTCCTTTTTTGAACAACTCGGTATTCCTGCACCCAACGAAAATCTTGGTGCCGGAGGCGGTACTCAGGCTGAGCAAACTGCATCCATTATGATTGGATATGAGAAATTGCTTATGGATAAACCGTCTGATCTATGCTTAGTTGTGGGGGATGTAACCTCTACTATGGCCTGTGCAATTACAGCACAAAAAATGCATATTCCTGTAGCTCATGTGGAAGCAGGAATTCGATCGGGTGATTGGAAGATGCCTGAGGAAATTAATCGGTTGGCTACGGACGCAGTGACTAATTATTTTTTCACCACTTCAGATGTGGCAAATTCCAACTTGAAAAATAGCGGTGTGGAAGATGAGCGTATTTTCTTCGTAGGGAATGTAATGATTGATACATTACTAAAGCACCGGCCAAGGTTTCAGAAACCTTCGGTATGGAATGAAGTTGGTCTTGAAAAAGGTAAATATATAGTAATGACACTTCATCGTCCTTCGAATGTAGATGAAGAAGAAATTCTGAAGTCGTTGATGGATGAAATCATGAATAATACTCAAGATATACCACTGGTATTTCCTGTTCATCCTCGAACGGCAAAGATTTTAAAAAATCTTGGAATTAGTTATGATCGACTACATATGGTCGAGCCCTTAGGTTACCTAGAATTCAATTATTTAGTAGAGAATTCTCTGGCAGTTATCACAGATTCTGGTGGAATTACAGAAGAAACTACGGTAATGGGAATCCCATGTATGACTTTAAGAGATAGTACTGAAAGGCCAGAAACAGTTACTCTAGGAACGAACGAGTTATTAGGAGTAAATCCGAAAGCAATTAAACCTGCCATGGAGAAATTATTTTCAGGAAACTGGAAAAGTGGAAGTATTCCAGAACTATGGGATGGAAAAACGTCAACTAGAATTGTAAATCAATTATTAACTTTGTTTGCATGA
- a CDS encoding heparinase II/III family protein gives MNLNQMFKSKIDWNYSDYGKLWAYHLNYFDFLHQPEMDWKTGKQLIDDFNDQPHSRSEGLDPYPISLRTINWIKFLAVEDKYPIDVVNSIYAQYQVLTKKIEYHLLGNHLLENGFSLLFGAVFFQDKKLIKLARKILMAELEEQILEDGAHFELSPMYHLIILQRALDSYNLLRNNEHKLQDVEQKLKSVIQKMVNWLYTLMFGNGDIPMFNDSVSGQALSPTIIMEYAKQQGFTPSKITLSDSGYRKLVSDNFELIADVGNIAPTYQPGHAHADALSYVMYYQGEPMIVDCGISTYEKNNQRRIERSTAFHNTVVIRDTNQSDIWGGFRVGKRAKTTINIDAENKILASNDGYARFGVIHKRSWETINNTIKICDSIGKNKTGTSYIHFHPDTTISIKGTEIVLNDIVKILLEGKNIKLNMEDYQFCEGFNLRTTSKKVCINFEDDLTCEFYE, from the coding sequence TTGAATCTAAATCAAATGTTTAAAAGTAAGATCGATTGGAATTATTCAGATTATGGAAAACTTTGGGCCTATCATCTGAATTATTTTGATTTCCTGCATCAACCTGAAATGGATTGGAAAACCGGGAAGCAATTGATTGATGATTTCAATGATCAGCCTCATTCTCGTTCAGAAGGATTAGATCCCTATCCAATTTCCCTTCGAACAATTAATTGGATCAAATTTCTTGCAGTCGAAGATAAATACCCTATAGATGTAGTTAATTCGATTTATGCTCAGTACCAAGTGCTCACTAAAAAAATAGAGTATCATTTGTTAGGGAATCATTTACTTGAAAACGGGTTTTCGTTGCTTTTTGGTGCTGTTTTTTTTCAAGACAAAAAATTGATAAAGCTTGCTAGAAAAATACTTATGGCTGAGTTAGAGGAACAGATACTGGAGGATGGGGCACATTTCGAACTCTCGCCCATGTATCATTTAATTATCTTACAACGAGCTTTAGACAGCTATAATTTACTACGGAATAATGAGCATAAACTTCAGGATGTTGAACAGAAGTTAAAAAGTGTAATTCAAAAAATGGTGAATTGGCTGTATACATTAATGTTTGGTAATGGAGATATACCAATGTTTAACGATAGTGTAAGCGGTCAAGCTCTTTCGCCTACCATTATAATGGAGTATGCAAAACAACAAGGTTTTACTCCAAGTAAAATAACTCTATCAGATTCAGGCTATAGAAAATTAGTGTCTGATAATTTTGAACTTATTGCAGATGTGGGGAATATTGCTCCTACCTATCAACCAGGGCACGCACACGCAGATGCTTTATCATATGTTATGTATTACCAAGGCGAACCAATGATAGTAGATTGCGGTATATCTACTTATGAAAAAAATAATCAGAGGAGAATTGAGAGAAGTACCGCTTTTCATAATACAGTAGTAATTAGAGATACCAATCAAAGTGATATTTGGGGTGGTTTTCGAGTGGGAAAAAGAGCAAAAACTACAATTAATATAGATGCAGAAAATAAGATTTTAGCTAGTAATGATGGTTATGCTAGATTTGGTGTAATTCATAAAAGGTCATGGGAGACTATTAATAACACAATCAAAATTTGTGATAGTATTGGAAAAAATAAAACGGGGACCTCATATATACATTTTCATCCTGATACAACTATAAGTATTAAAGGAACAGAGATAGTATTAAATGATATAGTAAAAATTTTATTAGAGGGGAAGAATATTAAATTAAATATGGAAGACTACCAGTTTTGTGAAGGATTTAATCTAAGAACTACTTCAAAAAAAGTATGTATAAATTTTGAAGATGATTTGACATGTGAGTTTTATGAATAA
- a CDS encoding AglZ/HisF2 family acetamidino modification protein has protein sequence MLNPRIIPTLLIHNEGVYKTTRFKDPKYIGDPINVVRIFNEKYVDEIMVLDIDATVKGKEPNYGLIEKIASECRMPLCYGGGIKNKDQASRIFDLGVEKVAFGSLTLESPEILSEVSEEVGSQSVVAVLDVKKSTFSGYHLRTCNGEKKSNIDIFKFVAGLKDIGVGELVINSIDKEGTMSGYDLDLVRKIRENTNLPLTIIGGAGSYNDIKELINEFGIIGVAAGSLFVFRGKFRAVLINYPTIEQKREIFQQLTK, from the coding sequence ATGCTTAACCCAAGAATTATACCTACTCTTCTAATTCATAATGAAGGTGTATATAAAACCACACGCTTTAAAGATCCAAAATATATTGGTGATCCGATAAATGTTGTAAGGATATTCAATGAAAAGTATGTGGATGAGATCATGGTCCTAGATATCGATGCCACAGTAAAAGGTAAGGAACCTAATTATGGATTAATCGAGAAAATTGCATCTGAATGTCGTATGCCGCTTTGTTATGGGGGGGGCATTAAGAATAAAGATCAGGCAAGCCGAATATTTGATCTAGGTGTTGAAAAAGTTGCTTTTGGATCTCTAACACTAGAAAGCCCTGAAATACTGTCTGAAGTATCTGAAGAAGTAGGAAGTCAAAGCGTTGTAGCAGTTCTTGATGTGAAAAAATCAACATTCTCTGGATACCATTTAAGAACTTGTAATGGAGAAAAGAAATCCAATATTGATATTTTTAAATTTGTTGCAGGTTTAAAAGATATAGGTGTTGGTGAGCTTGTGATAAATTCAATTGATAAGGAAGGAACTATGTCTGGTTATGATTTAGATCTGGTAAGGAAAATTAGAGAGAATACTAATTTACCTTTAACAATTATTGGTGGAGCAGGTTCTTATAATGACATTAAAGAACTAATAAATGAATTTGGCATTATTGGTGTTGCTGCAGGAAGTCTTTTTGTATTTAGAGGCAAATTCAGGGCAGTGTTAATTAATTATCCGACTATTGAACAGAAGAGAGAGATATTTCAGCAATTAACAAAGTAA
- a CDS encoding O-antigen ligase family protein, which produces MKYLYYLNGLVLSILMYSSTIERFTKIKSVTILAIVGSIYILITFFSVKLKKPNKLDLIFIFSSLSLPTYYYFHFLIFGSLNVEMFIMLNSSIIIGLITLINNHDYFINGLIKGLLLNGFIVSILLIVGSIISGDYRNFFNIVDYLALGYNLSLSFLILVPAFAAKRISKTKAILIVVILFGIFLSNSRGAVIFSLLVPVYYIIFIYNNEFNKGKLILIALFVVGGLTGIYNLFNIESGLNRLFEFNFVNVKDDVSTFTRILIWEDTIQEIAVHPIVGWGLGNDLPNPYHPHNFILQILYDGGIIAFMIWAIILYQPIRILKKTKNYLSRVVILGLYLCFIYMIMEYSKSHVIYSARNLFIVIALLIGVFRTKIREKNKYRLLKTIKYV; this is translated from the coding sequence ATGAAATATCTTTACTATTTAAATGGTTTAGTTCTGTCAATTTTAATGTATTCGAGTACCATTGAAAGGTTTACAAAAATAAAAAGCGTAACTATACTAGCTATAGTTGGCTCAATATATATTTTAATAACATTTTTTTCAGTAAAATTAAAAAAACCAAATAAATTAGATTTAATTTTCATTTTCTCAAGTCTTTCACTTCCTACTTATTATTATTTCCATTTTTTGATTTTTGGTTCATTAAATGTTGAAATGTTTATTATGCTAAATTCATCAATTATTATTGGTCTTATTACATTAATAAATAATCATGATTACTTTATTAATGGCCTAATAAAAGGCTTGCTGTTAAATGGGTTTATTGTTTCTATCTTACTAATTGTAGGCTCGATAATTAGTGGAGATTATCGAAATTTTTTCAATATTGTTGATTATCTAGCTCTCGGTTATAATTTATCTTTATCATTTTTAATACTAGTTCCTGCTTTTGCAGCAAAAAGAATTTCAAAAACTAAAGCTATTTTGATTGTAGTTATATTGTTTGGGATATTTTTATCGAATTCAAGAGGTGCGGTTATTTTTTCACTGCTTGTCCCTGTTTATTATATAATATTTATTTACAATAATGAATTTAATAAAGGTAAATTGATTTTAATCGCACTGTTTGTTGTAGGTGGATTAACTGGTATATATAATTTATTTAATATTGAATCAGGATTAAATCGTTTATTCGAATTTAATTTTGTCAATGTTAAAGATGATGTATCGACATTCACCCGTATCTTGATTTGGGAGGATACTATTCAAGAGATTGCCGTACATCCAATTGTAGGTTGGGGATTAGGTAATGATTTGCCCAACCCGTACCATCCTCATAATTTCATTTTGCAAATATTATATGATGGAGGAATTATTGCTTTTATGATTTGGGCGATTATTTTATATCAACCCATCAGGATACTCAAAAAAACAAAAAATTATTTAAGTAGAGTGGTGATTTTAGGTCTATATTTATGTTTTATATACATGATAATGGAATATTCTAAGAGTCATGTAATCTATTCTGCACGCAATTTATTTATAGTAATTGCTTTGCTTATTGGTGTTTTTCGGACAAAAATTCGTGAAAAAAATAAATATCGATTATTGAAAACTATCAAATACGTTTAG
- the hisH gene encoding imidazole glycerol phosphate synthase subunit HisH translates to MIGIIDYGVGNIKAFENIYKRLGISCIRVNSVCDINSEIKKYILPGVGSFDHAMNKLRASGLLPTLEVEIINKKKDVLGICVGMQMLAHSSEEGNSPGLGWIEGEVKKLDVNKLNQKTHLPHMGWNSINKIEDPLFHNIPEEARFYFLHSYYFENKVNSNCMASVVYGDKFCCAVNTNNIYGVQFHPEKSHDNGIQLLKNYSNI, encoded by the coding sequence ATGATCGGTATTATAGATTATGGAGTCGGTAATATCAAAGCATTTGAGAATATTTATAAAAGGCTTGGAATTTCTTGTATTAGAGTGAATTCCGTATGTGATATAAATAGTGAAATTAAAAAATACATATTACCTGGTGTAGGCTCTTTTGACCATGCAATGAACAAATTGCGTGCATCAGGTTTACTCCCCACATTAGAAGTTGAAATCATTAACAAAAAGAAGGATGTTTTAGGCATTTGTGTAGGAATGCAAATGTTAGCTCATTCTAGTGAAGAAGGAAATTCCCCGGGTTTAGGCTGGATTGAAGGAGAGGTAAAAAAATTAGATGTAAATAAATTAAATCAAAAGACCCATTTGCCTCATATGGGTTGGAACTCAATTAATAAAATTGAAGACCCTCTGTTTCATAATATTCCTGAAGAAGCGCGCTTTTATTTTTTACACTCCTATTACTTTGAAAACAAAGTAAATTCAAATTGTATGGCAAGTGTGGTTTATGGAGATAAATTTTGTTGTGCAGTTAATACAAATAACATTTACGGAGTACAATTTCATCCTGAGAAAAGCCATGATAATGGGATTCAATTGTTAAAAAATTATTCAAATATTTAG
- a CDS encoding glycosyltransferase family 4 protein codes for MNKILFITDNFPPEVNAPATRTYEHAKEWVKLGLDVTIITCAPNFPQGKVYKGYKNKFRETEVVDGIKVIRVWSYITTNAGFVKRTLDYLSFAFMATLHGLFEKADIIVATSPQFFTTWCGYTLSILKRRPWVFELRDLWPESIVSVGAMGKGKLYDFLERIELFLYKKATIVIPNTDAFKENLIKRAIDPAKIHVIQNGANLELFDTSVRCKGLKKDIGFDDRPVVGYIGTHGMAHGLDFIIESINSENLDYANFLFIGDGAEKEKVMSLAKKYELKNIVFHDPIPKEEIPKYLSIVDVSLIPLKKSDTFKTVIPSKIYETCAMNKPILLGVEGEAKKLIDEYEVGLCFEPENAVDFAHKLNRLLTNSALYSKLEKNTATLASDFDRKVMAKKMMDLLINSQ; via the coding sequence ATGAATAAAATTTTATTTATTACGGATAATTTCCCCCCAGAAGTCAACGCCCCTGCAACTCGAACCTATGAGCATGCAAAGGAGTGGGTAAAATTAGGTTTAGATGTAACAATTATAACATGTGCTCCAAATTTCCCGCAAGGAAAAGTATATAAAGGGTATAAAAATAAATTTCGTGAAACCGAGGTTGTTGATGGTATAAAAGTGATTAGGGTTTGGAGTTATATAACAACAAACGCCGGTTTTGTAAAACGCACATTAGATTATTTGAGTTTTGCATTTATGGCCACATTACATGGTTTATTTGAAAAAGCAGATATAATTGTAGCTACTTCGCCTCAATTTTTTACTACTTGGTGTGGTTATACTTTGAGTATCCTAAAAAGAAGGCCTTGGGTTTTTGAGTTGAGAGATCTTTGGCCAGAATCTATTGTATCAGTTGGTGCAATGGGAAAAGGTAAGTTGTACGACTTTCTCGAACGAATTGAGCTGTTTCTTTACAAAAAAGCAACAATCGTGATCCCCAATACAGATGCATTTAAAGAAAATCTTATAAAAAGGGCGATTGATCCTGCAAAAATTCATGTAATACAAAATGGGGCCAATTTAGAATTGTTTGATACTAGTGTTCGATGCAAAGGGCTTAAAAAAGATATAGGATTTGATGATAGGCCTGTTGTTGGGTATATCGGGACTCACGGAATGGCACACGGTTTAGATTTCATTATTGAATCTATAAATAGTGAAAATCTAGATTACGCTAATTTTCTATTTATTGGTGATGGAGCTGAAAAAGAAAAAGTAATGTCGTTGGCAAAAAAATATGAATTGAAAAACATAGTTTTTCATGATCCTATACCTAAAGAAGAAATTCCAAAATATTTATCAATTGTGGATGTTTCTTTAATTCCCCTTAAAAAATCTGATACATTTAAAACAGTAATTCCTTCTAAAATTTATGAAACTTGCGCAATGAATAAGCCGATACTATTGGGGGTTGAAGGTGAAGCTAAAAAGCTTATTGATGAGTATGAAGTGGGGTTATGTTTTGAGCCTGAGAATGCTGTTGATTTTGCACATAAATTAAATCGACTACTAACTAATTCTGCCTTATATTCGAAGCTTGAAAAAAATACAGCTACGCTTGCATCAGATTTTGATAGAAAAGTTATGGCTAAGAAAATGATGGATTTATTAATAAATAGTCAATAG